One part of the Candidatus Zixiibacteriota bacterium genome encodes these proteins:
- a CDS encoding TIGR00366 family protein has product MRLIERIAAALTAWSVRWIPNSFIIACLLSIVVFGAALLWTDTSPLQAVVYWGDGFWALLSFGMQMAMIIFTGYIVAVSPVMRKALAAIARIPRGPRSAILTMTVISLLLSWLHWGLSMVGAALMVRFIATQRRDVDYRLLVACAYLGMGCTWHAGLSASAPLLVATPGHFLESQIGIIPMSETIFAPFNLILVTSVFAFLCVFTPMLHPSRERTLAVDPQVLAGFEEFHEPPRPPAPTPSERVEHSYAINAVFGIAGLAWVVRHFVIHGGPLTLDAFNFSALFAGVLLHRNTASFLHAAAEGGKLLWGIVLQFPFYAGMYGIIKSSGLTDVLATALTTWTTRDTYPAVVYWYSGIVNYFVPSGGSKWAIEAPYVLEAAQSLGVAPAKVVVAYAWGDMATDIIQPFWAIPLLTVAKLDFKDIMGYGILIFVAYAILVTAAFLLFP; this is encoded by the coding sequence ATGCGCCTGATCGAACGCATCGCCGCCGCACTCACCGCGTGGTCGGTGCGCTGGATTCCCAATTCGTTCATCATCGCCTGTCTGCTGTCGATCGTGGTCTTTGGGGCGGCGCTGCTGTGGACCGATACGTCGCCGTTGCAGGCGGTCGTCTACTGGGGCGACGGTTTCTGGGCGCTGTTGTCGTTCGGCATGCAGATGGCGATGATCATCTTCACCGGCTACATCGTCGCGGTCTCGCCGGTGATGCGCAAGGCGTTGGCCGCCATCGCCCGCATTCCGCGCGGGCCGCGCTCGGCGATTCTCACCATGACGGTCATCTCGCTTTTGCTGTCGTGGCTGCACTGGGGGCTCTCGATGGTCGGCGCGGCCCTGATGGTGCGTTTCATCGCCACGCAGCGGCGCGATGTCGACTACCGTTTGCTCGTCGCCTGCGCCTATCTGGGCATGGGCTGCACCTGGCATGCGGGACTGTCGGCGTCGGCGCCGCTGTTGGTCGCCACGCCCGGACATTTTCTCGAAAGCCAGATCGGCATCATCCCGATGAGCGAGACGATCTTCGCGCCGTTCAATCTGATCCTCGTGACGAGTGTCTTTGCGTTCCTGTGCGTGTTCACGCCGATGTTGCACCCTTCCCGTGAGCGCACCCTCGCGGTCGATCCGCAGGTGTTGGCGGGATTCGAGGAGTTTCACGAGCCACCAAGACCCCCTGCGCCGACGCCTTCGGAGCGGGTCGAGCATTCATATGCCATCAACGCCGTCTTCGGCATCGCCGGGCTGGCGTGGGTCGTGCGGCACTTTGTCATCCACGGCGGACCCCTCACGCTGGATGCATTCAACTTCAGCGCACTGTTTGCCGGTGTGCTCCTGCACCGCAACACCGCGTCATTTCTGCACGCGGCCGCCGAAGGGGGAAAGCTGCTCTGGGGGATCGTGCTGCAGTTTCCGTTTTATGCGGGCATGTACGGCATCATCAAATCCTCCGGGCTGACCGACGTGCTCGCGACGGCACTGACGACATGGACCACCCGCGACACGTATCCGGCCGTCGTCTACTGGTATTCGGGCATCGTCAACTACTTCGTGCCGTCGGGCGGCTCGAAATGGGCGATCGAGGCGCCGTATGTGCTGGAAGCGGCGCAGTCACTCGGCGTCGCCCCGGCCAAAGTCGTCGTCGCCTATGCCTGGGGCGACATGGCGACCGACATCATTCAACCGTTCTGGGCAATCCCGCTGCTGACCGTCGCCAAGCTCGACTTTAAGGACATCATGGGATATGGCATCCTGATTTTTGTTGCTTACGCCATACTTGTGACGGCTGCCTTCCTGTTGTTTCCTTAA
- a CDS encoding MBL fold metallo-hydrolase, translating to MCVTEAMTTQELPMIIEQLTVGPIQENCYIVGDEETREGFIVDPGYEASRILEVVKQLGLTITKIINTHAHVDHICAVQPLKDALAERPLLRRVPFYLHPEERMHLPELVEHAAMFGMLDVKAPTVDFDLADGDVIECGPLSIEVTHTPGHTPGHCLLRVGDDVFCGDLIFAGSIGRVDLPGGDHEAMIESLERHILTLADAVRLHPGHGESTTVALERQYNPFLRGLRAYES from the coding sequence ATGTGCGTGACTGAAGCCATGACCACACAGGAACTCCCCATGATCATCGAGCAGCTCACGGTCGGGCCGATTCAGGAGAATTGCTATATCGTCGGCGATGAAGAGACGCGCGAGGGATTCATTGTCGATCCCGGATACGAAGCGTCGCGCATTCTCGAAGTCGTCAAGCAGCTCGGGCTGACGATCACCAAGATCATCAACACGCACGCGCACGTCGATCACATCTGCGCGGTGCAGCCGCTCAAAGACGCACTCGCGGAACGCCCACTCTTGAGGCGTGTGCCGTTCTATCTGCATCCCGAGGAACGAATGCACTTGCCGGAACTGGTTGAGCACGCGGCGATGTTCGGGATGCTCGATGTGAAGGCGCCGACGGTCGATTTCGATTTGGCCGACGGCGATGTGATCGAGTGCGGTCCGCTCTCGATCGAAGTCACACATACCCCCGGTCACACGCCGGGACATTGCCTGCTGCGGGTCGGCGATGATGTGTTCTGCGGCGATCTGATCTTCGCCGGTTCGATCGGACGTGTCGATCTGCCCGGCGGCGATCACGAAGCGATGATCGAGTCGCTGGAGCGGCACATCCTGACATTGGCTGATGCCGTGCGGCTGCACCCGGGGCATGGCGAATCGACCACGGTCGCGCTCGAGCGGCAGTACAATCCGTTTCTGCGCGGGCTGCGCGCGTATGAGTCATAG
- a CDS encoding sigma-70 family RNA polymerase sigma factor, producing MGDRTTFESQIKPNLDALYRTALRMTKNAADAEDLVQDTALKAYRYFDRFEDGSNVRAWLFKILTNLFINRYRKESKAPVQLDYDEMADYQLFSQVEADSLTTAGGSPEKNLFDQVLGSDIERAIEELPEDFRIVVVMAFVEGLSYEEIAEALSVPMGTVKSRLFRGRKLLQKALSQYALKAGTKASATEG from the coding sequence GTGGGCGACCGCACGACATTCGAATCGCAGATCAAGCCGAATCTGGACGCGTTGTATCGCACCGCGTTGCGCATGACCAAAAACGCGGCCGACGCCGAGGATCTCGTTCAGGACACCGCACTGAAGGCGTATCGCTACTTCGACCGTTTCGAGGACGGCTCCAATGTGCGGGCGTGGCTCTTCAAGATCCTGACCAACCTCTTCATCAACCGCTACCGCAAAGAGTCCAAGGCGCCGGTCCAACTCGACTACGACGAGATGGCCGACTACCAGCTTTTCAGCCAGGTCGAGGCCGACAGTCTGACCACCGCCGGCGGCAGCCCGGAGAAGAATCTCTTCGACCAGGTGCTGGGAAGCGACATCGAGCGGGCGATCGAGGAACTGCCCGAAGATTTTCGCATCGTGGTGGTGATGGCCTTCGTCGAAGGGCTCTCTTATGAGGAGATTGCCGAGGCCTTGAGCGTCCCCATGGGGACGGTCAAATCACGACTATTTCGGGGGAGAAAACTGCTTCAGAAAGCGTTGAGCCAGTATGCGTTGAAGGCCGGCACGAAAGCGTCCGCCACCGAAGGATAA
- a CDS encoding dipeptidase, translating into MSKVMAHIDQNKKRYQDELFELLRIPSISADPDRAADIRRAAEFVKAKLAAMGCQARIYETPGHPLVYGEWLGAKGRPTVLFYGHYDVQPPDPLELWHSQPFEPTVRDGNVYARGASDDKGQFLANVLGVESFFQTNGGPPVNVKFLIEGEEEVTSTNLEHFVAANRELLKCDQIVVSDTAQFKPGYPAICYGLRGICYMEVFLRGANIDLHSGEYGGAVPNPANELSRIIAKLHDPKTGKVAIPGFYDDVVELDPKERAELARLPFDETDYKKRLDLTALPGENGYSPIERTWTRPTLDVNGLTSGYQGKGAKTVIPAAASAKISMRLVPNMDPKKVQKQFEDTIRSLCPPYINVRFANFGMAKPVVVPSDSPALARARAALEKGFGAKSVIVRSGGSIPVVETFKTHLGVASLLVGYGLPDDALHSPNEKFSLEDFHRGIRTAAHLLEELAK; encoded by the coding sequence ATGAGCAAGGTGATGGCACATATCGATCAAAACAAGAAACGGTATCAGGATGAACTCTTCGAGTTGTTGCGCATACCGTCGATCTCGGCCGACCCGGATCGTGCCGCCGACATCCGTCGCGCCGCCGAGTTCGTCAAAGCCAAACTCGCTGCCATGGGATGCCAGGCCCGCATTTACGAAACACCGGGGCATCCGCTCGTCTATGGCGAGTGGCTGGGAGCCAAGGGCCGGCCGACCGTGCTGTTCTACGGCCACTACGATGTCCAGCCGCCCGATCCCTTGGAGTTGTGGCACTCCCAGCCATTCGAGCCGACTGTGCGCGACGGCAATGTCTACGCGCGCGGCGCCTCCGACGACAAAGGGCAGTTTCTCGCCAACGTGCTCGGGGTCGAATCGTTTTTCCAGACCAACGGCGGCCCGCCGGTGAATGTGAAGTTCTTAATCGAAGGTGAAGAGGAGGTCACTTCGACCAATCTGGAACACTTCGTCGCCGCCAACCGCGAGTTGCTGAAGTGCGACCAGATCGTGGTCTCCGATACGGCGCAGTTCAAACCGGGATACCCGGCGATCTGCTACGGACTGCGCGGGATTTGCTACATGGAAGTCTTTCTGCGCGGCGCGAACATCGATTTGCATTCCGGCGAATACGGCGGCGCGGTCCCCAATCCCGCCAACGAGTTGTCGCGCATCATCGCCAAACTGCACGACCCGAAAACCGGCAAAGTCGCAATCCCCGGATTCTACGACGATGTCGTTGAGCTGGATCCGAAGGAACGCGCCGAACTGGCGAGGCTGCCGTTCGATGAAACCGACTACAAAAAACGTCTCGACCTGACCGCGCTTCCCGGAGAAAATGGTTACTCCCCCATCGAGCGGACATGGACTCGCCCTACGCTCGATGTCAACGGGCTGACGTCAGGATATCAGGGCAAGGGCGCCAAGACTGTGATCCCCGCTGCGGCCTCGGCGAAGATTTCGATGCGGCTGGTGCCGAATATGGACCCGAAGAAGGTGCAAAAGCAGTTTGAGGACACCATTCGCTCACTGTGTCCGCCTTATATAAATGTAAGGTTCGCCAACTTCGGCATGGCCAAGCCGGTGGTGGTCCCATCCGATTCGCCGGCGCTGGCCAGGGCGCGGGCTGCGTTGGAAAAGGGCTTCGGCGCCAAGAGCGTCATCGTGCGCTCGGGCGGCTCGATCCCGGTGGTCGAGACCTTCAAGACCCACCTCGGTGTCGCGTCACTGCTGGTCGGCTACGGACTCCCCGATGACGCGCTGCATTCCCCCAACGAGAAGTTCTCGCTGGAAGACTTCCATCGCGGCATCCGGACCGCAGCGCACCTCTTGGAGGAATTGGCGAAATAG